The segment ATCTCCTCCCTTTCCACCTTCACAAAATGCATAAGGGAAAGGTGAAAGAGATGATGTATCATTTTATCATGTATGAAGTGTTGCTATGTATGTTATCCAAATTTAGAAGTATATGTAATCGTGTACAATACCAAATTATATTCGTGATATATTTGTGAACGGAGAAGTCGAGGAAGGACAACATGCTCGAGCTTTAAATCTATTGTCGAAAAAATGGCCCAAAAAGGGGAAAAAGTTGGATCTACTAGTACACGACTATCACCATAAAAGATACAAATTTTGAATGCATCTCATTTgtttggcataatacataaatgtaccctttaacttggcttcaaatcacatttatgcccttcaactttgaatgtgcataaatagacacttaaacttgtataaagttgaacaaatagacacatatgtcctacatgtcatgttacatatcattttttgtcctacgtggtgtcctacgtgcattgtgtcatgtaggacccatgtgtttatttatttaaaagttggatagttaaagtgtctgtttgtgcattgtgaaagttggaggtcaaagttaaaatttgaagtcaagtttagggttcaatatatgaattatgccaatttgtttttattcttaaattacCCTTTGTTAGTGTCATCACTGATCTGATACATCAATGTCACAGTAGCCTTTGTTTTATGCAATGTATCATATTCATATCTAGGTGTTGATATATAACCCTAATGTTgttgaatattatattaattttatcatgttCAATATAAATGTTGTTGATACATAAACACTACATAATGTATTATTTACATGTATCAAGTTCTTTAATATATCGTTAATCTTATTCAAATTTGAAAGGTTATATggataacaacaattcaattgaattatatgtatatgcacTCTTTTATATTTGTTCAGTCTTACCCAGCTTAGAATGCGATGTGTATGTACATCTTACCCAATAATAATCTTGAATTATAAATCCTAAAATTCTATAACTGGAGCATTGTGCATCAGATCCAACAATAGGTATATgatacatatttattatttggcAAACTAAAACTTCATGTATCTAATACTTAAGAACAACTACACAGTAATGTGCTGATCTAAAATCAAACATTTTACGGACAATCTTTACTTCTCTTTAGTCTTGTTTTGACAAAACGTGTTTTTGATTATGAAGATATTAGTTGGGCTAAACATATATCTAAAAACTTCATGATCCTTTAGTAATGAAAGGTTAATATtgaaaagttgaaaatggatgTCCCTTCATCTTTGAAAATGGAGGTTGTTAAAACACCTCAAAAAGAGGGATCAAAATTTTGCTCCTACAATTTCTCAACCATACTTACCTCAATATGTTTtggatatattatatatagttttaataAGTAATGATACAAACATTTTGTGGCATGTTTAATGAGTATCATGTTAAATGTTGTATCAGTAAACATCGTGTGTTATGTTCATTGAACATTCACATTTAATTGTGTAACAGTCAAAAGTTTTCTTCTGCAACAtatgtatcagatacattaTATCCAATTAAATAAGTATTTGATACAAATATTTTGTGTCATGTTTAATGAGTATTAtgttcaataagaattgtacACAAGATTGAAGATATTAACATGTCAATTTATTGTATCAGacattcatcatataatagtaaattgtagtgtatattaatttaacagcggaaaatttaaaaatcgaaATGATCTTTAAACATAACTGAATGTTATGAAACATAACAGTAATCCAAAAAAGATTTATCAACCATCTTTCGAAAAGAAATTACAAGTTCTTCTATTGTGACCTTGTCCACAACGTCCACAACAATTTGTGTTTCTGCTTAGCTTCTCATGTGaattttcccctttttcttGATCGTCTGTGCATCCTTTTGTACCTATATGGTAAGACAATTTcttccaaaataaattttgaagctGGCAAGTTGTCCTTATCAACATTGAAACCACTGGAACTTAATATGTGTTTGCTAATGCATCTGATTTCTAGTAATTAGAGCAGTAGAGATGTATATATGTGTTTTCTAATAGAGGCCTTTAATTACCACAAATAATCATCCAATAAACACACTAATACATAGCTGCAATtttaatgatacattataaaagTTATTGTATCATGTATTGTTacaaaaatagagaagaaaaattaaatacacaTGCTAAATTGgataatatatacattaaaaatgttttgatgatacattaaaaaataaagaaatttacatattgataattttaaaaaatataaattcacaACACACTCACTCTAACTGTATGAAGTTGTATCCAGTAATTCACATGTATATAACTACAAgtatatcatttttattttcattagtgTATCATTTGCATATATATccttttataaattcaaaaaaaaaaatcctgtGTATCTGATAATGTATCTAAACAGAAAAATAACTCACAAATTTGCAAATCTATTACATGTGAGTCTAATTAGTATCTTATCAAATTATAACCATTAGTATCTTCGCTTAATTCTATCAAATAATGAATTATGCCAGACTAGTCgaaaatttgttcttttttttgttctttttttctattgtattttaagtgtttttagctaatttaaatttgaatgattttttatgtTACACTTCGTAAGCAATTgagttgttgttttttttttatttcaaaatgtaGAAAACTATGCATAAATTTATGCTACTGACATTTTCATTATTTGATGTGCAGttaatttattaagattttaATTATGTGGTATACacaaactaaaattttgttttttataattaaaaaagaaaaaactttctCATCTAAAAGAAGTTGTTTCCTTCAATGTATACATTATATTTACAACTTGTTTCCTAGTTTGTCGTGACTTAATAGTTATTGCATTATTCATTAATTGGTatcttaatattattattgtaataattgagaaaatcatttttgaaaatttttgtaagTGATTATTTTACTCCTTTCGATAGTTGCTTCCAGTTATTTTTATCAGCTTGTGAAGTtggtttgaaaattttgaactattcgtttagttaattaattgacgagtaatttttaaataattaatttagatttttatgtgttaaaatctCTAATTCATGTTTCTTGCCTCGTTTAAACTGGAAAAAATCTATATTTACGCCTTAGAACCAACGCATGTCATTTAATAGGTTGTCACAGATACCCACAAAATATTTCAGCCGAAAAATCATCAAATGCACATATCATCCAAAATTTATGTACTATAACAaaacaagaaatgaaaaaaatctgTATTTCCAGTTTTGGAcatcattttaactttaaaatattatgtttgcCAGTCTGAATCAACGCACATCATTTAATAGGCCATTaggataaccaaaaaaaattggcaaaaaGAACATCGGACGCACATATCACCCAAAATTCATGAACTATACACACGAAAATGTCTTATTTTCTGTTCGAACCTCGTTTAAATTCGAGAAAACCTATGTTTGCCACTCCAAACCAAACTTGCCATTAAGTAAGTCGTCACGAACGCCTTCGGAAAAATTTAGCCAAAAAATCGTTAGGCGCACATATCACACATAATTCATGGcctataacacatgaaaaaataaagaaattccTATTTTCAATTCAAACCTCAGTTGAACTAGAAAACCTATTTTTGCCCCTCTTATCCAATGCACGTCAATTAATAGGTTTCCCTTTCGAACTAACGCGCTTCACTAAGAAGGTTATCACGaacaatcacaaaaaaaatttttttgctGAAAACCCATCGGGCTCACATATTAGTATCACATAAAATTTGTGGGTTAACACATGAAAAATGGAATAGTTCCTATTTTATGTTCCAATCCTCATTTGAACTGGATAAAAAAACCTAAGTTTGTCCCTCCAAACCAGCATATCATTAAGTAGGTCGTCATggatattataaaaaaattcggCCAAATAATCGTCGGGTGCACATGTCACTCAAAATCTATGaactataacacatgaaaaatagaaaaatcctTATTTTTCATTTCGGACCTCGTTTGAACTTGTAAAAACCTACGTTAGCTCCTCATAACCAACGCATGCCATTAAATAGGTTGTCAGGGACGCCCATGAATCATCTCGACCAAAAACCACCAGTCACACATATCACccaaaatccatggactatacacacgaaaaatgagaaaaatctCTATTTCTCATTCCTAAACTCGTTTGAACTTAAAAGTACCGATGTTTTTTCCTTTGAACAAATGCACGCCATTTAATAGGTCGTCAAAGACACCCACAAAAAATTTCGACTAAAAACCCGTATCACGCAAAATTTATGGACTATAAGTCTATAAAAAACCATGTATCCAACAACTGGAAAATATACTTGCAATATAGGAATATATCCCATGCAACGTAATCTTATGTAATGTGTCATTTATAATGTATCCGATCACAAAGGAATATTCGTAATTAGAGAAACTTTTGAGATAGGATGTAATTTGTGTACGAGTGAATTGCCCTAATTATAATGGAAACATTGTATATGTAAGATTAATATAAAAGGTTAAAGTCATCAGATGGTTCATATCATATACACCACCAaagtgttgggttttatttgtcctaaatttcttatcattaataggtttttcttttaggtaaagattttggattgactaatcctttttctggtagtaAAAGGTTTAGGaatctataaatagaggtatgtttcttctaacttaatcagcatccacaatgtagtcttaaaggctttgggagttttggttaggggaagaatttatgggtcacaagcttgatacgttatcacttgtgtgaacctcccatgtattccgagtgaattttGAGGTTGTCTCcctctatattttgtactctcatatttatagtggattgctcatctcctttgtggacgtaggtcgattgaccgaaccacgtcaaatctttgtgtcttttggtatatttctcgttgtcttcttactcgtggtcttttgaggtttgctttgctagcttccgcgtttacacttgcttattttcggtcctaacccAAAGTGACAAAAGTTACAATCTATTGCCAACTTCAAATgtttatttgtgtttttgtaAGAGCTTCAAATGTTATGTTAACTCGTACTACTGCAGTCCGCAGTACCTTCTCTATTTACATTTGATTATATCTTTTGTTTCAAGGTTGTGATATTTATTTACATTCATCATTGTAATGTTGTTGCTTTAATTCTCAACTGAGGAACATATATGTGAAATAGGATAAATTGCAAACTAGTAATTTGTatttaaatgttcatattgttaTGTGATCAGCTTTTGGTATTCTGGGCCATAGCAACTTATCTAAAGAATGTAAATTTGCCGTCGGTGGTGCACCCAAGGCCCAAGGGTATGACCTAGTGATCAATGAATTGTGAGTTAAAAAGAATCACCAAGGTCTCAGGTTCGAGTTGAATTGTTTGTTGTCCTGTTCTCTTTGGATTTGTAAATTTGTTGTGATTTTCAGACTGCATATTTTATTGCTGACTATTTCATCTGATTAAATTAACTATGTTATCATCGAAGTCAATTTGCCAGCCATATGaaaaatgtttatttaattaGCAGAGACTGATTGTATTTGGCTGCTTGTGcaaactgtttttttttttttttgttgttgttgagaatCCAATGCCCCAAAAATTGTCATTATATAGTTAAATTGATGTGGTACTGGTCCCAAAAATGGCGAGGCGAGGCGAGGCGATTGCTGAATGCTTGTCTGAATTGCAATCTGAATCTCATGAAAATCAGCAGAAAGCTCTGCTAACTTTGGTTTCCATCACAAAGGTGAGTCCTCAAAATCGAAACTTGTTAGCGCAAACAAATGGTGTTGTTTCTACCTTGCTCAGCTTATCGATGTCTCCATCATCAACTACTATTCAACTTCTGGCGCTCTCAATTCTATTCAATCTCTCACTCAATCCTAATCTCAAGCAAACTCTAGCAGACATGGAGAAAATCCTGTTTCTCAATTCGGTGATCCTGTCTTCGACTTCAGCTGAACCAAGTAGGATAGCAGCTTCACTTCTATGTAGTTTGGCAATGTTAGATAAGAACAAGGCAAAATTTGGCGTGGCTGGAACAGTTGAGGCTCTCGTTAAGGTCATATCGAGGCCACGAGGCCCTGCTTCTCATCATTTCCTGAGTACATTAGCTGAATTGGTGCAGTTTCATGGGAATTGCACAGTGGCTGTTCGATCAGGGGCAGTTCCGGTGCTGATCAAGTTGGTGGAAGATTCTGATTTCCAGGATCTTGCTGGAACATCATTGGCGATACTATGCTTGCTTGCGAGGTTTGAAGAGGGACTAACTGCCTTGAAAGAGACGGATAAAATCGTAGCATTACTAATCGAAATTTTGAAGGGAAAGTGTATGTTGAGTAAAGAGGGAGCTGCTGATATTTCACTCCGTTTATTCGATGAAAGTGAGGGATGCATACGAGATGCTTTGAGGCTGCCTGAGTTTTCATCTGTGCTAGCTGATCTCTCGGTTCGAGGGTCAGTGAGAGCCCGAGAGAAGGCTAGTTTACTCATGAAGAAACTAATGGAAGCTAACATGGATGTTGTTTATGGTGATACTGGCAACAAAACAGCTGCATATTTGCAATGGTAATACGACTAGATTTAAATTTAATGGATTCAATATATATGTTTCATCGCACTTTTGCAATTATGGGATCAATACTTAGTATTCATTGACATATCGAtggtttttcatatatatatttacccTCCGTGGAGAATATGTTGGGTTCAGATGAATTCGTTGGAATCGATTAACCAAATAAAAGAACCAGGATACTCTTCTAGCAAGTTTCTTAGCTTGCattttgaaatatgtttttgcatgttgGATGTATTTCTTATGTTCTTGTACACTTTGGCCTTCAATCAAGCAATTCATGGAAGATTCATGCAAGCAATAGTGATACaatcaatttgataaatataactAATACAACAAAAACCATGTCTAAGCCTTCAAAACAGAGTTCCTCACATGGGTCATCTATTTTATAGTAGGGTGATTTAGAAATTCTTTGGGCTAACATATGGGCCTTGCTTAGGAATGAAAGATCAAGAGAAGAAAAGACATAATGAAGTTCAATATTCATTGGGCCGTCTAGACTATCAGATATGACCATTGTCATTTGTATCATTCACATGAATGTCCCTATTTTGGGTGTACTTATTTTGTCCACAAATTTATGGTTTTCAATTTTTGTCTTTCAAGTCTTAACAAAAAAGGTGAtcgaaaattttatatatatataatatatatatatatatatacacatttgCATCATAATATAACACAAAGTATGTGCTTAATTCCTAACACCATAAGTTCAGTTCGGAATTCACACATTATGTCTTAAAAGTTATAACTTAGTTCCACAGAACTTTTGTTGATAAAGACATGAGTTTAGTTTCAAAACCCATAAAGTTATACCTTGCTAAATTAGGTCATACATAAGAATACTTTGACacacaaattttattaaatgagCAACAAAGACAAAAGTTACAAATCACCATATTTCAgggggaaaaaaattaaagaccaCCTATTTTAGGGTAAGCTATGCAAAAAATTCTACCATTTAGCTAGTCCCAAGCTCTATATATTCCCtactttctctttgtttttggAATGTAGACAAAAATTGGAATGTAGAATAAGTACCCAATGAAGGGATATACATATATGTACCATACATGTAATGTATAATAGTGCACAAGGATGCAAATGTAATGTATAATAGTGTATATACACTTTTATACGTCATACTATTATggatttttaaaagaaaaaaataagaaagagaaaattgaagaggactctataaatagttcagagaagatagtaaaaatataacattaaaatatatttgacttCATGAAATTTAATGTAAACATATGTTAGGTTATCTTTATTGGACTATACTCATTATAAACTGTTTATTTGAACATTACATGTGGATATAAGTATCCCAAAAGATAGCCCCATGGGATGGGGTGAAGAAAGAAAGTAATAAATAGCAAAAAAAGGAATCAAAAGATTTGTATACATGAAATTTAAGTATGAGCTCTTTTAAGtcatttcaaactttttaattGGGTCCAACCAAGTAGAGCACTTAGCCATTGTCAACGTGGCCcatataaaaagattaaaagtgTCTTGAAGCATCAAAGAAAGTTGAAGAGGAAAGACTATACAAAAGGGGATTAAAGGCAATCTTTTGCTTGCACTAAGAATTGGATAAAAGTTAGGTTATTTTAGCTATCATTGACCATCACAGTGGCTTATTAAAATTCACAAAAAGCTTTCACTTAAATCCAATGAATTTTGACCATATTTTTCATGGAGTTATGGCCCCATAGTATAAGGTGACATGATCAAAGGTTCAATTTTCTCTAAGTTAATTTCAAAAGGGAACTAGAGGACTTACTCCATCATTTGTCTTTAGAATCATAGTGGTATAATTTGCACAAATGATAGACTGAAAAACATGCTTGTCATTTCCAAGGTCCacttgtttgtttataattCGAAACTAAACACTAACGGATGCTAATAATATTAGAAGAGTATactttagttaattaataaatcCTCATATCtcaaagcaaaaatgataaatgatGATTTCATTGGTCCACCATATATGTTTAAGGCCTCATTTGTGTGCACTTAATAGAGGTATGAATCTTGAATTCATCCCATTAAGTACGTTTGGTTTTTAGGTCTAAATTAATCTGAATCATCAAGATTTGGAGCTATCAATATGAGCTAGCACACCCCATCTAGGCTAACCCATACAGattttgacattttacgggtcaAGCCAGACTAGcccattttttgtgtgggccAGAAAACGCCGGCCCAATCCACAAATACGTGGACTATGGGCTTGCGCCGGGCCagccactttttaaaaaattatatatttttttataattattaaattaatgtataaattataatttaaaaatattatcataaatatcggcataacaatattacatgatgttaatgttactacttgttTATCAAacttacaaataaaattatcttataatattaattaagttttttttcaagtaaaagtataaatatctaaatagaaacaTTAATCTAATcgttttgagtttggactctcttcaattttaaattttaatattacattatattttttagttaatttttattggcccatGGGCCGGCCTTAgcgatatttctcaagccccactAATCAGCAGGATTACTCAGGCCAGGctaaaaaaactattttcttaaatgggctccaaaaattTCAACTCAACCCTATTAAATCCCGGGCCTAGTCTATATTGACGACTCTATTCAGATTCAATCCATTAAGtttatttgttttctattttaaaaaacCTCTTAATAGGTCTGAAGAGGTCTGAACGAATCAGATCTGTAgactcttaacaacattcaaactcatttaataatttatcaaataatataaatcattgCTTCTCTGCTTTGGGCGTGcttttttatctcataactaaaaactttctttctctcttttcttaatAAAACATCATTTCCCCCCTCTTGAAttggtaagttttcataaatcctttcaagtattttttttatattaataattttcttgtattgacgTGTGTCAAGAACACTGGTTGTAATAATGTTTTTCGTGTATTCttgtttatcaaggtttttgaatgaaaaaatagtactcatatcatgattattaaaactttttttttttatcaaaagtaatatattttgttgaaatgaattttttataatatttgattaatataatgttcaattttACATGTatattcagatattgaaaacaaacagtATTAATTgtttagtgttcagatttagagaCCACTTTATAATATTCATATGTGTATTCatatcaaaacacataaatcttaatgcaaatctcaatatttagatgttattcagattcagacctctTAATCTTAGTGGAAACAAATGAGGCTTAAGTAATACACTAATTCAGAGACATGTGAGAGTTTTAAATATACTGATCGTCGAAAATCCTCACGTGACGGATGGATACCCTAGTTtcacaacataaatataattttaagaatatgtagCCAATTTCACCCAACTCCAACTGTTCTCTTGAAGATTTAGGATATGTCTTCAAACACATTCAATTCAATTCTTACAAGGCTAAATTATAAATACTTCCAACTCAAACTTGACCTATATACCTATATTTTCGCTACTACTCATACCATTGTGACCAATCGGACACAATATTATCCCTCGATCATCATTGAAAGTTTTGTTAGCGCCTATGTTATAATAATGATCCCTTAGCTTGAGGTCTTTAAATTCTGGAtttatcttaataaattattttttaataataaataagagaaCACATTATTGTTCCAATTATTGATGGGAATTTAAACACGTTAGAAGATATGCAAAATCTCTTTAAGTAAACAAATTTAACCAACGTTTTATATTGATGGAAATGACATTAAGTGAGGGGAGGTGGGGGAACTTAACTAAAGATGAATAAACCACATAAGGGGTAATGTAAAGCCTGCTTAAAGAGGAACAAGAATCTTGCTAAAAGCTAAATAATGGAGAACAGTAGGAGACCCAAATGAATGTCTAgttactttttcaaaaaaaaaaaagatttaaacaaaaatttagttacttttattaaaagataacaaaggggaaaaaattagttactttttttaaaagattaaaaaaaaaggaaaaaatgtctAGTTACTTTTTGACCAATATATTAATGTGTGTACTATCTATCGAGCAACCCCATGAGGTCAATGAACACAACTTAAAAAGGAGGATAGCTCAAAAAAGCTTTGGAATCCTATgtgatttttatgttaaatttgtttTGTAAGATGTTTTTCATTGGAAGTTCACCccaataaataataatcttacacttttaaaaaataataatattgcttctttttgtattttccctTTACTTCTTATCATGCAAGATGGCTTATGAATATATTCAATTAGAGAAGAGCTCAATATTCATGAGACCAATTATTATGTTTGGGCAACATTAAATCAAGtagtaatttaaaattgttatgttttgactattattttagtttctttataGTTTAATAATACTCCTAACATATTATAATCGTTTATTTAAAGTGATTGACACAGTTTTAATAAACACTACTAGAGTCATTTTCAGGAACTTCATATTTCACATAGACGAAAATCGctatattaaaagataataaattgaaaaagtttGACACTCTTAATCTTTTTTAATAGATTTTCAACTAAGCTCAACGATAATAAAATGGTAAAACCTAACATATTGCGTAGCTAAGATTCTAATCATAATAACTCAACCCTCCTTTTGATTATTTGTAAATCAAATCatgtaataaaattttgaataagtCGATAGTATGTTTGAGACTTGTTGACAATGTTTGGATTGCTAGTCGATAGTATTAGGATAAGTTGGGAACTTAATTgaaacataacataaaaaatgtaTATGTGGAAACAACACTAAGAACAATATTtcgtaaaattaaattttcaggACCTGTACCATTCCGACATATcacattttgatatattattagaTCGGGTGTCACATCTGACACACTAACAATTTGGGGGCTGTGTCATAACATTTTTCTGTTTACGTGACATCTCTTTAGTAGTTGTCATCGTATTGATAtccaaaattattataatttatagttgtCAATCATATTGATAtctaaaatattacaatttatagtacttttcatatggctttgaatatctaaattttttatttaaaatatcaaattaatgtaatctaatttaacttttaaaaattagctaaattgactttcgaaaaacataacatgacaaataaaaaaggatagagaagtattatcattttataatgaACATATTTCGTGGAATTCATGACAAAGAACAAAActgaaaaaggaagaagaaatcaaaaaaaaaaaaggaaaaatgcacaagtaccccctcaacctatgcccgaaatcccagagacacacttatactatactaagattctattaccccctgaacatattttataagtaattttctacccctttttagcctacgtggcactagtttgaaaaaaaaaagtcaatcatcgttgggcccacaagataaagccacgtaggctaaaaaggagtaaaaaattattaataaaataagttcaggggggtaataggaccttactatagtataagtgtgtctctgaaatttcggatATAGGTTGAGGGGATATTTGGGCGttatcccaaaaaaaaatatcaccgATTTGTAAATGAAAAACTACTATTACTATTTGTAACTGAAAGTGACTTCAAAAAAAAACTCGTATAAAACATGtatataactatataaattttgtatgacAAATTAGGACTGAAAGACAATCCAAAACTATATATGATGggcaattttataaaatatagaaaagggATAGTtcctaaataataatatttgattcaaataaaaaaaaaatttagtatctacaaatttaaattgtttgttaaaaattatttgtcaaATTTGCATTTTACTTGAAGAGATTGAAATTTTATGAGTCTAAAATATTCAAAACTTGTTTAGTCTAGACCaatttttagaatttgaaatttttcttaaaagacaaatatccaaaatccatgactaaatgaaaatgataagttaaaatatttttatgcttccactttcttaaaaataaaaataaaaagtggattacactattttttaaattacacGATTTATTTTTGTTGGACGGAGTAAACAAAATCGGCTAAagttattgtaaaaaaaaaaaaaaagtgaagataTCAAAATGAATATGATTTTGATTGAGAATATGAGCATGTCTTATCAGATATCATTGCCCAACTTTTACTTCCAGAAACTAACATATCTTAAAGTGTACATACAACAATAAAGTTCCATACCCTACAAAAGAAAgacattttctaaaaaaaaaaataaactaggtAAAACCTACATTAAgtccaaaaaacaaaaaataaaataaaataaaaagacaacGTGGCTTtctacaattaaataaataaacaatcaagtgTTGATGCCAACACATTGATT is part of the Solanum pennellii chromosome 8, SPENNV200 genome and harbors:
- the LOC107027788 gene encoding uncharacterized protein LOC107027788, whose amino-acid sequence is MARRGEAIAECLSELQSESHENQQKALLTLVSITKVSPQNRNLLAQTNGVVSTLLSLSMSPSSTTIQLLALSILFNLSLNPNLKQTLADMEKILFLNSVILSSTSAEPSRIAASLLCSLAMLDKNKAKFGVAGTVEALVKVISRPRGPASHHFLSTLAELVQFHGNCTVAVRSGAVPVLIKLVEDSDFQDLAGTSLAILCLLARFEEGLTALKETDKIVALLIEILKGKCMLSKEGAADISLRLFDESEGCIRDALRLPEFSSVLADLSVRGSVRAREKASLLMKKLMEANMDVVYGDTGNKTAAYLQW